The Corythoichthys intestinalis isolate RoL2023-P3 chromosome 1, ASM3026506v1, whole genome shotgun sequence genomic interval AACAAGTCGTCATTGAAAAGAGAGACCAATGAACATGTGGGTAAGAAACGTTTCGCCTGCTCACTTTGCAATAAAAGACTTTCTACGAAGCAAGAGGTAACAAGACAcacgcgtacacacactggtgaaaagccttttgtctgcacattttGCAATAAAAGATTTCATATGAAGCACGAATTAACaagacacatgcacacacacactggagagaggccatttgcctgctcagtttgtggtaaaagattctccCAGAAGGTACAATTAAATAGACACATGAGAACACACACGAGAGAAACGCCTTTCGCCTGCAGACTCTGTGACATTGGATTTTTTACAAAGCAAGAGTTAACAAGACACAGGCTTACATGTATTGAAGAAAAACCTTTCTCCTGCTCACTCTGTGATAAAAGATACTCTGAGAAGAGAAAATTAAACCAACACGTAAaatcacacactggagagaagccttgtgtctgcacatgttgtggtaaaagatttcgGTGGAAACAAGAGTTAACAAAACAcacgcgtacacacactggagaaaagccgttCGTTTGcccagtttgtggtaaaagatttaaCGAGAAGGGAAATTTAAAAATACACATAAGGTCACACacgggagagaagccttttgactGCTCGCTTTGCGATAAGCGATATTCTACGAAGCAAGATTTAACAAGACAca includes:
- the LOC130923471 gene encoding zinc finger protein OZF-like; amino-acid sequence: MTKEDLHPEKKDVTQESELETPSMKKEKQEDAIPNFPMTVSVKIEEEEGPSDSSFEHLTTKDITVQDLHPENHDPPHVKQESAMPYIKQEAEPETLYMIEKQQQDEITKFPTTVSVKSEEDEVPSEESRAAKPLSDGLFQHLTAKGVGRSQPGGLLAPLSDSEDVTSHSSDVNSDEEDVDFNQNVSKFSNKSSLKRETNEHVGKKRFACSLCNKRLSTKQEVTRHTRTHTGEKPFVCTFCNKRFHMKHELTRHMHTHTGERPFACSVCGKRFSQKVQLNRHMRTHTRETPFACRLCDIGFFTKQELTRHRLTCIEEKPFSCSLCDKRYSEKRKLNQHVKSHTGEKPCVCTCCGKRFRWKQELTKHTRTHTGEKPFVCPVCGKRFNEKGNLKIHIRSHTGEKPFDCSLCDKRYSTKQDLTRHTRTHTGEKPFACSDCGKRFTWKRYLTNHTKTHTTEKPFT